The following proteins are co-located in the Legionella busanensis genome:
- a CDS encoding antirestriction protein ArdA, with the protein MLTPSIYVACLASYNHGILHGAWINANQHADEISDEIQTMLAKSTVEEAGDYALHDYEGFGNIHLSEYEDIKTISRYADFIATYSKLGQALIVDVGFEEAVLMMNECYLGAYDSEVDFAWHILEECYSHAIPDNLISYFDCEAFARDLFLSDYYSVEANGEIHVFSRY; encoded by the coding sequence ATGCTTACCCCAAGTATTTATGTTGCATGCCTGGCCTCTTACAACCATGGCATTTTACACGGAGCTTGGATTAATGCTAATCAACATGCTGATGAGATTAGTGATGAAATCCAAACGATGTTAGCTAAAAGTACTGTTGAGGAAGCTGGTGACTATGCACTTCATGATTACGAAGGATTCGGCAACATCCATCTTAGTGAATATGAAGACATAAAAACCATCTCTCGATATGCAGACTTCATTGCAACATACAGCAAACTAGGCCAAGCCCTTATTGTCGATGTTGGCTTTGAGGAAGCAGTTCTTATGATGAATGAGTGCTATCTTGGCGCTTATGATTCAGAAGTTGATTTTGCCTGGCATATTTTGGAAGAGTGCTATAGCCATGCGATACCAGATAATTTAATAAGTTACTTTGATTGCGAAGCGTTTGCGCGTGATCTGTTTCTTAGTGATTATTATTCGGTTGAAGCGAATGGTGAAATACATGTTTTTTCAAGGTATTAA
- a CDS encoding phage integrase N-terminal domain-containing protein, with protein MRKQSLRQAANRYLQLDNRGSIKDKKHRTFVIHKMINDLFKLGIVPCSWLSLNHDHIHYLIIHWKKEKIKPATMMDYMTTIRIFLSNIGHHIEKFDNKSLGLTRSYSGKRKKQVSEDFWINIIDPMPRLIMGLQTQFGLTFREAISLIPDIHIQEHTLWITREIAFNSLDRIIPIRYDQQKQIVEELIQFTQGNRNLVNSLPYEAIRVLWRSALSAHKLSSNKTYRYLYAQQLKKNLSPVLGCYQTNWIIRDEMGIKSPNTLWLYLNE; from the coding sequence ATGCGTAAACAATCTTTGAGACAAGCTGCTAACCGATATTTACAATTGGATAATCGAGGCAGTATCAAGGATAAAAAACATCGTACTTTTGTCATCCATAAGATGATAAATGATTTATTTAAACTAGGTATTGTCCCTTGCTCTTGGTTATCTCTAAACCATGACCACATCCACTATTTAATAATACATTGGAAAAAAGAGAAAATTAAACCTGCGACCATGATGGATTATATGACTACTATTCGCATTTTTCTGAGCAACATAGGACATCATATAGAAAAGTTCGACAATAAATCACTTGGCTTAACACGATCATATAGCGGTAAAAGAAAGAAGCAAGTTTCTGAAGATTTTTGGATCAATATTATTGATCCTATGCCACGATTAATTATGGGATTGCAAACTCAATTTGGCTTAACTTTTCGCGAAGCAATTTCACTGATTCCTGATATTCATATTCAAGAACATACCCTTTGGATAACTCGTGAAATAGCCTTTAACTCCTTAGATAGAATTATCCCTATACGCTATGACCAACAAAAGCAAATAGTTGAGGAATTAATTCAATTTACTCAAGGTAATAGAAACTTAGTAAACAGCCTTCCCTATGAAGCCATCCGTGTTCTATGGCGAAGCGCTTTAAGTGCACACAAGCTATCATCCAATAAAACTTATCGCTATCTCTATGCACAACAATTAAAAAAGAATTTATCACCAGTGCTTGGATGCTATCAAACCAATTGGATTATACGCGATGAAATGGGTATTAAATCACCCAATACCTTATGGTTGTACTTAAATGAGTAA
- a CDS encoding multidrug DMT transporter permease translates to MYYTRTKALGALLMRLSVTLCLSSLLYTSVLFAVSPNGCEQQKCVVVIDAGSTGSRLHLYSYDLDATNSPVKITERYTKKIKPGFANIEPNAATVDAYLTTLFSGTPGQAYPVYFYATAGMRLLPQAKQQQLYSLVDSWFQSNANWQLAAAKTISGNDEGLYGWLALNYRLNKLANTDAKPAGYMDMGGASVEIAFPVTQDQVTDTKDIKNIDLYGQHFKVFVHSFLGLGQTEVTHQFLDTNSCFIKDYELPSGELAQGDAYQCESEVSALMNSVHHVNKAIQPILSLSSVKDWYVGGGLEELAKSAPFNFADNHFSSQELLEQGNSLVCQQAWPDFSAQYSNNDYLYGYCLFPAYYYALIVEGYGIQPGQALNYLPPEQNVDWSLGVVLEQKTS, encoded by the coding sequence ATGTACTATACGCGCACCAAAGCTTTGGGTGCCTTATTAATGCGTTTATCTGTAACTCTCTGTTTATCAAGTCTTCTTTATACCTCAGTATTATTTGCCGTTTCACCTAATGGTTGTGAGCAACAAAAATGTGTCGTTGTTATTGATGCAGGAAGTACCGGTTCACGTCTGCATCTTTATTCTTATGATTTAGATGCGACTAATTCACCTGTAAAGATTACTGAGCGCTATACAAAAAAAATTAAACCAGGATTTGCAAACATTGAGCCTAATGCAGCAACTGTAGATGCCTATCTTACCACTTTATTTTCTGGTACCCCAGGCCAAGCTTACCCCGTTTATTTTTATGCCACAGCAGGGATGCGTCTTCTTCCGCAAGCAAAACAACAGCAATTATATTCATTAGTTGATAGTTGGTTTCAATCAAATGCAAACTGGCAGTTGGCTGCTGCGAAAACAATTAGTGGTAATGATGAAGGCCTGTATGGTTGGCTTGCACTTAATTATCGATTAAATAAGTTAGCTAATACAGATGCAAAACCTGCAGGTTATATGGATATGGGAGGTGCATCAGTCGAAATTGCTTTCCCAGTCACCCAAGACCAAGTTACTGATACAAAAGATATTAAAAATATTGATTTATACGGACAACATTTTAAAGTGTTTGTGCATAGCTTTCTAGGCTTAGGGCAGACTGAAGTTACACATCAATTTTTAGATACCAATAGCTGCTTTATAAAAGATTATGAATTGCCAAGCGGCGAGCTAGCCCAAGGCGATGCTTATCAATGTGAAAGTGAAGTATCTGCTTTAATGAATAGCGTACATCATGTGAATAAAGCCATTCAACCTATTTTAAGCCTAAGCTCAGTTAAAGATTGGTATGTTGGTGGTGGATTAGAAGAGTTAGCTAAAAGTGCACCTTTTAATTTTGCCGATAACCATTTCTCAAGCCAAGAACTTCTCGAGCAAGGTAATTCATTAGTTTGCCAGCAGGCCTGGCCAGATTTTAGTGCGCAATATTCCAATAATGATTATTTATATGGCTATTGTCTCTTCCCAGCTTATTATTATGCTTTAATCGTTGAAGGTTATGGCATTCAACCAGGGCAAGCGCTAAATTATTTGCCTCCGGAACAAAATGTAGATTGGAGCTTAGGTGTTGTGCTTGAGCAAAAGACTTCATAA
- a CDS encoding endonuclease, whose translation MSLPKKIFSIILLLLVSALAVSQLIKNFGQAKKNARIIFAFHRETLYCRCRFDARLQVDLKSCNMQSAAKFKRARRVEWEHMMPAENFGNQFACWREPLCKKRNGKQYRGRACCERIDPKFRQAEAELYNLWPAVGLVNQARSNYRYSKLNPHTTFYGCPITIDSATRRVEPADYAKGIVARANLFMSYKYGIHLSEAQRTLFLMWDTQFPPSNIEKQWAQKVAEVEGYDNPYIVVRENDYLNLINKLKSFFNEKDDFLIDILRAYFK comes from the coding sequence ATGTCATTACCAAAAAAAATCTTTAGTATTATCCTCCTTTTATTGGTTTCAGCTTTGGCTGTCAGTCAGCTTATAAAAAACTTTGGACAAGCTAAAAAGAATGCACGGATTATCTTTGCATTTCATCGAGAGACGCTTTATTGTCGCTGCCGTTTTGATGCTCGCCTTCAAGTAGATTTAAAGAGTTGTAATATGCAATCAGCAGCTAAGTTTAAGCGAGCAAGACGAGTTGAATGGGAGCATATGATGCCTGCTGAAAATTTTGGAAATCAGTTTGCATGTTGGCGCGAACCACTTTGTAAAAAAAGAAATGGCAAGCAATATAGAGGTCGTGCCTGCTGCGAACGTATTGATCCAAAGTTTAGACAAGCTGAGGCTGAGCTTTATAATTTATGGCCTGCTGTAGGCTTAGTTAATCAAGCGCGCTCAAATTATCGTTATAGTAAGTTAAACCCACATACAACGTTTTATGGATGTCCTATTACCATAGATTCTGCTACTCGACGTGTAGAGCCAGCTGACTATGCGAAAGGGATTGTAGCTAGAGCAAATTTATTTATGTCATATAAATATGGTATTCATTTAAGTGAAGCACAACGTACGCTATTTTTAATGTGGGATACACAATTCCCCCCTAGTAATATAGAGAAGCAATGGGCTCAAAAAGTTGCAGAAGTTGAAGGCTACGACAATCCCTATATAGTTGTTCGAGAAAATGATTATTTAAATTTAATTAATAAACTAAAATCTTTTTTTAACGAAAAAGATGATTTCTTAATTGATATACTTCGAGCTTATTTTAAGTAG
- a CDS encoding single-stranded DNA-binding protein: MTAFLNKIQLIGHLGTEPKTITCKSGQSLVTATLATNESFKIKEERHTRVEWHQLVFFGSLTKVTDYLKKGSLVFVEGKLRSNPWTDEDGNNRHSISIVVSNIQCLGQEKANQAPTNVADSHIANLRDMLQDNTVDVPF, translated from the coding sequence ATGACTGCTTTTTTAAATAAAATTCAACTTATTGGTCATTTAGGTACGGAACCAAAAACTATCACTTGTAAGAGTGGTCAGTCATTAGTTACGGCTACGTTAGCGACAAATGAGTCATTCAAAATCAAGGAAGAACGGCATACGCGAGTTGAATGGCATCAGCTGGTCTTCTTTGGCTCTTTAACTAAAGTCACTGACTATTTAAAGAAAGGAAGTTTAGTCTTTGTTGAAGGCAAGCTTCGCTCAAATCCATGGACTGATGAAGATGGCAATAACCGCCACTCTATTAGTATTGTGGTGAGTAATATACAGTGTTTAGGGCAAGAAAAGGCTAATCAAGCTCCAACAAATGTTGCTGACAGTCACATTGCTAACCTGCGAGACATGTTGCAAGACAATACAGTAGATGTCCCCTTTTAG
- a CDS encoding DoxX family protein has product MEPTLFQDIFSTIASPWVIFIRLGIGFVFFPEGIQKLIFPELFGRGWFKNLGIPYPNILGPLVGWLELVCGVLILLGLFTRIACIPLIILMIIALLTTKMPIWFNGQWGPFQVREVNRYGFWSMLHEARSDWAMLMGCCYLLIVGAGSWSIDAYLN; this is encoded by the coding sequence ATGGAACCAACTCTATTTCAGGACATATTCAGTACCATTGCCTCTCCCTGGGTCATTTTCATTCGTTTAGGGATTGGATTCGTTTTCTTCCCTGAAGGCATCCAAAAATTAATTTTTCCTGAGCTTTTTGGCCGAGGTTGGTTTAAAAACCTTGGAATCCCTTATCCCAATATATTAGGTCCCTTAGTAGGTTGGTTAGAGTTAGTGTGCGGCGTATTAATTCTTCTCGGATTATTTACCCGTATTGCCTGTATTCCTCTCATTATTTTGATGATTATCGCTCTTTTAACGACAAAAATGCCTATTTGGTTTAACGGCCAATGGGGGCCATTTCAAGTACGCGAAGTAAACCGATACGGTTTCTGGAGCATGCTTCATGAAGCCAGATCAGATTGGGCCATGCTAATGGGATGTTGTTACCTATTAATAGTAGGCGCCGGCAGCTGGTCAATCGACGCTTATTTAAATTAA
- a CDS encoding RNA-directed DNA polymerase, which translates to MGSKLKQGIIPVLALSASQAKKYFLKAKSYCNFDIPNYINFEPLLREVEKQLKNRKLSDFYNGAKPRDFENVNHKILNNKDGKYSWRPFQLIHPALYVDLVKLITESQNWQLIQARFQKFSSDEHIHCLSIPFRSNLGTSNKSEQVANWWIAVEQKSLELALDFQYIIQTDINECYSSIYTHSIAWAIHGKTDAKSKQKDKALLGNKIDNLLQDMHHGQTNGIPQGSALMDFIAEIVLGYADELLIEKLKSIESQNDFLGEYLILRYRDDYRIFVNSPITGDVIIKYLCEVLSNLSLKLNPGKTSVSYDIITESIKSDKLFWMNSKHYDKNLQKHLLIIHSLSKKFPNSGSLITALKQYYERLFKIKIGLGNVKVLLGITVDIAQKNPRSYPECAAIISCLISNIKYKKQKSELINKIHRKFEMTPNTGHLEIWLQRVSLRFYKEFKYEESICKKVMGKKINIWNCDWLSTKLSRLINEFDIVDQEVLNNLPDIIRANEVELFHTRQDY; encoded by the coding sequence ATGGGTAGTAAATTAAAGCAAGGAATTATACCAGTACTAGCGTTATCGGCCTCACAAGCTAAAAAATATTTTTTGAAAGCAAAAAGTTATTGTAACTTTGATATACCTAATTATATAAACTTTGAACCTTTATTAAGAGAAGTTGAAAAACAGCTTAAAAATAGAAAGTTATCTGATTTTTATAATGGAGCAAAACCAAGAGATTTTGAAAATGTTAACCATAAGATTTTAAATAATAAAGATGGTAAATACTCTTGGAGACCATTTCAGCTAATACATCCAGCACTATATGTCGACTTAGTAAAATTAATCACTGAAAGTCAAAATTGGCAACTTATTCAGGCAAGATTCCAGAAATTTTCTTCTGACGAGCATATTCACTGTTTAAGTATCCCGTTTCGCTCCAATTTAGGTACTTCTAATAAGTCAGAACAAGTAGCAAATTGGTGGATTGCAGTTGAGCAAAAATCGCTAGAGTTAGCATTAGATTTTCAATATATAATACAGACAGATATCAATGAGTGTTATAGCTCAATTTATACTCATTCAATAGCATGGGCAATTCATGGCAAAACTGACGCTAAAAGCAAACAAAAAGATAAGGCATTGCTAGGAAATAAAATAGATAATCTTCTACAAGATATGCACCATGGGCAAACTAATGGAATCCCTCAAGGGTCTGCTTTAATGGATTTTATAGCAGAAATTGTCCTAGGGTATGCCGATGAACTGTTAATTGAAAAGTTAAAAAGTATTGAGTCTCAAAATGATTTTTTAGGCGAATATCTCATACTAAGATATAGAGACGATTACAGAATTTTTGTAAATAGTCCAATAACAGGTGATGTAATAATTAAATATCTTTGTGAGGTGTTATCTAATTTAAGTTTAAAATTGAACCCGGGAAAAACTTCTGTTAGTTATGATATTATAACTGAGTCAATTAAATCGGATAAATTATTTTGGATGAATAGTAAGCATTATGATAAAAATCTTCAAAAGCATTTACTAATTATTCATTCTTTATCCAAAAAATTTCCTAATTCCGGAAGCCTAATAACAGCCTTAAAACAATACTATGAAAGGCTCTTCAAAATAAAAATTGGCTTGGGGAATGTGAAGGTATTACTAGGGATTACTGTTGATATCGCACAAAAAAATCCTCGCTCCTATCCAGAATGTGCAGCGATTATAAGTTGCTTGATTTCTAATATTAAATATAAGAAACAGAAAAGTGAACTGATAAATAAAATTCATAGAAAATTTGAAATGACCCCTAATACAGGGCATTTAGAGATTTGGCTACAAAGGGTATCCCTGCGTTTTTATAAAGAATTTAAATATGAAGAGAGTATTTGTAAAAAAGTTATGGGTAAAAAAATCAACATTTGGAATTGTGATTGGTTAAGCACTAAATTATCTAGGTTAATAAATGAGTTTGATATAGTTGATCAAGAAGTTCTAAATAATCTTCCTGATATAATTAGGGCGAATGAAGTTGAACTATTTCATACTAGACAGGATTATTAA
- a CDS encoding SIR2 family protein: MANRILLTGAGFTHNFGAPLAKDMATHIFNSLNYPEEKNIKKILSEKAYDYESAYQTIISEEFSSEEQLAMKTALIEAYNYLDKIINKIGNDYIHTIYSIENELIKNLQVNRKGSGFIFTLNQDLIIERKFRRSGGITYTLPAAKTQFLNNNNITEDFENSLYSQNNNLQQIEEEKKQFITKLDKIRKGTNHTNLIAYVKLHGSMDWLSDENNQLMIVGGNKAEYIDKFPLLKWYYELFKIEIKKTGARLLIIGYSFIDEHINLAIKEAIEKNDLKLYIINPTKQTDFEKELSNKKYGKEILDAIKGYYPYELSVIFPNDPCDPITAQWLNIKEQFFN, translated from the coding sequence ATGGCTAATAGAATTTTATTAACCGGTGCTGGGTTTACTCATAATTTTGGGGCCCCTTTAGCTAAGGATATGGCTACACATATATTTAATTCTTTAAATTATCCTGAAGAAAAGAATATTAAAAAAATTTTAAGTGAAAAAGCATATGACTATGAAAGCGCATATCAGACTATTATCTCGGAAGAGTTTTCATCAGAAGAACAATTAGCTATGAAAACAGCATTAATTGAAGCTTACAACTATTTAGATAAAATTATCAATAAAATAGGTAATGACTATATCCATACTATATATTCTATTGAAAATGAATTAATTAAAAATCTACAAGTTAATCGTAAAGGTTCAGGTTTTATTTTTACTTTAAACCAGGATTTAATTATAGAAAGAAAATTTAGGCGTAGTGGTGGTATTACATATACCCTTCCTGCTGCAAAAACACAATTTTTAAATAACAATAATATCACGGAAGATTTTGAAAATAGTTTATATTCACAAAATAATAATTTACAGCAAATTGAAGAAGAAAAAAAACAATTTATTACTAAATTAGATAAAATTAGAAAGGGAACTAATCATACCAATTTAATTGCCTATGTAAAGCTCCATGGCTCAATGGATTGGCTTTCAGATGAGAATAATCAACTAATGATCGTTGGTGGTAATAAAGCCGAATATATAGATAAGTTCCCCTTACTTAAATGGTATTATGAATTATTTAAAATTGAGATAAAGAAAACTGGCGCAAGATTACTTATCATTGGGTATAGTTTTATAGACGAGCATATAAACTTAGCCATAAAAGAGGCAATTGAGAAGAATGACCTTAAACTTTATATAATAAATCCTACTAAACAAACAGATTTTGAAAAAGAGTTAAGCAATAAAAAATATGGGAAGGAAATTTTAGACGCTATAAAAGGTTATTATCCTTATGAGCTAAGTGTGATTTTCCCAAACGATCCATGCGATCCAATAACAGCTCAATGGCTTAATATTAAAGAACAATTTTTTAATTAA
- a CDS encoding phage integrase N-terminal domain-containing protein, with the protein MSKSKLKNACYSVNECLKDIRGYSFASKADMRHILNRCVKDLHELGYKLGHINGLKSKHIFVLVEHWKKQKKNTGTIKNYMAKLRKVSLLLNKPQLVKPTNEAYQINRRSYAPTLNKAIHQVDFNRCNDPLIRLSLEAQRLFGLRREESMKLIVSEAWLGNTLKIKPSWTKGGIGRTLRIINNEQRQWLIRASQLVPAGQSLIPQNRSYKQHLSHYQLETKKMGVSKCHGLRHAYAQQRYHELTKEFDSKRFGLICPIQGGKPSKLLNSYEKKLDIKAREIISRELGHSRLAITKIYCG; encoded by the coding sequence ATGAGTAAATCAAAGCTTAAAAATGCATGTTATTCAGTTAATGAATGCTTAAAAGATATCAGAGGCTATTCCTTTGCTAGCAAAGCAGACATGCGCCATATATTAAATCGTTGTGTGAAGGATTTACATGAGCTCGGCTATAAATTAGGTCATATTAATGGCTTAAAGTCTAAGCATATTTTTGTTTTAGTAGAACACTGGAAAAAACAAAAAAAGAATACTGGTACCATAAAAAACTACATGGCAAAGCTACGCAAGGTTTCGCTACTACTTAATAAACCACAATTAGTGAAACCCACTAATGAGGCTTATCAAATTAATCGACGTAGCTATGCGCCAACTCTAAACAAAGCCATTCATCAAGTTGATTTTAATAGATGTAATGACCCCTTAATTCGATTATCACTAGAAGCACAACGCCTATTTGGACTCCGACGAGAGGAATCAATGAAGCTTATAGTTAGTGAAGCATGGCTCGGTAATACTCTCAAAATTAAACCTAGCTGGACTAAAGGTGGCATTGGCCGCACATTGCGGATTATCAATAATGAGCAGCGCCAATGGCTTATTAGAGCGTCACAACTAGTTCCAGCAGGTCAATCTTTAATACCTCAAAATAGAAGTTATAAGCAGCACTTAAGTCATTATCAACTTGAAACGAAAAAAATGGGAGTTAGTAAATGTCATGGATTAAGGCATGCATATGCGCAGCAACGTTATCATGAATTAACTAAAGAATTTGACAGTAAAAGATTTGGCTTAATTTGTCCTATTCAAGGTGGTAAACCAAGTAAATTACTTAATAGTTATGAAAAGAAGCTTGATATAAAAGCGCGTGAAATTATTAGCCGGGAATTAGGCCATTCAAGACTGGCTATTACTAAAATTTATTGTGGTTAA
- a CDS encoding IS4 family transposase: MVHHEWISKEFDDICLGDKRLNKRLKTVATQFFLNAESTIPSACEGWSGAKACYRFFKNPKVNARKILETHRQKSLQRIGETETVLIVQDTTFIDYSTHYQTKGLGGISKDSKGLIMHSSLALSEDGIPVGFLGQKIFARPFVEGLKKRNRHATPIQDKESYRWLESFHDSIEGFSNTQRLVTITDREGDMYELMLEIDKKDSNFLIRIRQDRAINQRFKRSPVQQRMWNYMSQQTPVGYFKTEIQYVNKHVNRWREVELSVKIGSFTIQAPQQSRNRVLNAPRPIKVYAIYVQEINPQKGENPIEWMLLTNLSTIDFETALVRIRWYKYRWLIELFHKILKSGYQVESCRLSEAERLIRYLTVMSIISFRILSITYLQKYQDSVKADVIFTPDELVILSLWSNRLGKNISSPLSLVTAVKILAQKGGFFNRKSDETPGFITIWRGLRKLAECIDSCHMIIENLPIARVTAENFLSCGYF, encoded by the coding sequence ATGGTTCATCATGAGTGGATTTCTAAAGAATTTGACGACATCTGTCTGGGTGATAAGCGATTAAATAAAAGATTAAAGACAGTAGCAACCCAGTTCTTCCTGAATGCAGAAAGCACGATCCCGTCGGCTTGTGAAGGCTGGTCTGGTGCAAAAGCCTGTTATCGATTTTTTAAAAACCCTAAAGTCAATGCTAGAAAAATATTGGAAACGCACCGTCAAAAGAGTCTTCAGAGAATTGGAGAAACAGAAACGGTACTTATCGTACAAGATACAACTTTTATTGATTATAGCACCCATTATCAAACCAAAGGATTAGGCGGAATAAGTAAAGATTCCAAAGGATTAATCATGCATTCATCTTTAGCTCTCTCAGAGGATGGAATTCCCGTGGGATTTTTAGGCCAAAAAATTTTTGCTAGGCCTTTTGTCGAAGGATTAAAAAAAAGAAATCGCCATGCCACACCGATCCAAGATAAAGAAAGCTATCGGTGGCTAGAGTCTTTTCACGATTCTATTGAAGGATTTTCCAATACGCAGAGACTGGTTACTATCACAGATAGGGAGGGTGATATGTACGAATTGATGCTTGAAATAGACAAGAAAGACAGCAATTTCTTGATACGCATCCGTCAAGATAGAGCAATCAATCAAAGGTTTAAGAGATCACCCGTTCAACAAAGAATGTGGAATTATATGTCTCAACAAACGCCAGTAGGTTACTTTAAAACGGAAATACAATATGTGAATAAGCATGTGAATAGATGGAGAGAAGTGGAATTAAGCGTTAAGATAGGTAGCTTTACTATACAAGCGCCACAACAAAGTAGAAATAGAGTGCTCAATGCCCCTCGCCCCATTAAGGTGTATGCTATTTATGTTCAAGAGATAAATCCGCAGAAGGGTGAAAACCCTATTGAGTGGATGTTACTCACTAATTTAAGTACGATCGATTTTGAAACTGCTTTGGTTAGAATTAGATGGTATAAATACAGATGGCTCATCGAGCTTTTTCATAAAATTCTTAAATCTGGTTATCAGGTAGAAAGCTGTCGATTATCAGAAGCAGAAAGACTGATTCGTTATTTAACTGTGATGTCTATTATTTCTTTCCGAATTCTTTCCATTACTTATTTACAGAAATATCAAGATTCGGTTAAGGCAGATGTTATATTTACGCCAGATGAATTAGTCATTTTATCTCTGTGGTCAAATAGATTAGGTAAAAATATATCCTCTCCTTTAAGTTTAGTTACAGCAGTTAAAATATTAGCCCAAAAAGGTGGTTTCTTTAATCGAAAATCAGATGAGACCCCTGGTTTCATAACTATTTGGAGGGGACTGAGAAAACTTGCTGAATGCATAGATTCTTGTCACATGATCATAGAAAATTTACCTATCGCACGCGTCACTGCGGAAAATTTTTTAAGTTGTGGGTACTTTTAA